Proteins found in one Sulfurimonas sp. genomic segment:
- the rimP gene encoding ribosome maturation factor RimP: MSLESDIESFVKSLDLELYDISTVSEFDETIYRISVVSTEIENGKRKPVSLDTCAELSRLISPLLDVTPPVSGDYRLEVSSPGIERKLKNLHQYELSIGENVQLGFSSRDKLKGKLLRVEDSKITLEVDGKQESVDFGEISKAKTYFEW, from the coding sequence ATGAGTCTTGAGAGCGATATTGAATCATTTGTTAAATCTCTTGATTTAGAACTTTACGATATTTCTACAGTAAGTGAATTTGATGAGACTATATATAGAATATCTGTAGTTTCTACTGAAATAGAAAATGGAAAAAGAAAGCCTGTAAGTCTGGATACTTGTGCAGAATTAAGCCGTTTAATATCTCCGCTTTTAGATGTAACTCCTCCAGTAAGCGGTGATTATCGCCTAGAAGTATCAAGCCCTGGTATTGAGAGAAAACTAAAAAACCTGCACCAGTATGAGCTTTCAATCGGTGAAAATGTACAGCTTGGTTTTTCTAGCCGTGATAAGTTAAAAGGTAAACTCTTAAGAGTTGAAGATTCTAAGATAACTCTAGAAGTTGACGGTAAACAAGAGAGTGTCGACTTTGGCGAAATATCAAAAGCAAAAACATATTTTGAATGGTAG
- a CDS encoding M23 family metallopeptidase — MRRRNNSSSIGTLILFALIIGGGIYLYNSKMFERNIPQVTLSTNGYWNLKKPLSLEIEDASGIQSYRVSLKSLSGEKVLYSDQPLVLQNNVNINVEPPRSAYAMKDDVITLSVEAVDGSKWNFFKGNSVVKDYELKIDKRRPSVVTIAHSYKINKGGSAVVIFKAEDENLKDMYIETNYGKKFIAQPFYKDGYFISLLAWPVTERNFKANIVVKDYAGNMAKSYIPLYLKNKNYRISRINISDRFLSGKIAELAEEFLETQGVENPLEQFKIINEDVRAKNEKLIHEITSKVPQEKVSQLKINKMYPLKNAQVVATFGDHRKYLYKGSYLSESFHLGLDLASNAMAEIKPQNSGDVVYSDFNGLYGNMPIIHHGLGLYTLYGHCSSVSVNSGEFVNAEHSIARSGKSGYAMGDHLHFGVLVQGIEVRPAEWMDTAWIKLNITDIIDNAKNIIDGK, encoded by the coding sequence TTGAGAAGAAGGAACAATAGTTCATCTATAGGTACACTTATATTATTTGCACTGATTATTGGTGGAGGCATCTACCTTTACAACTCTAAAATGTTTGAGAGAAATATACCTCAGGTAACACTAAGCACTAACGGTTATTGGAATTTGAAAAAACCTTTGAGTTTAGAAATTGAAGATGCTAGCGGTATTCAATCATATAGAGTTTCTTTAAAAAGTTTATCTGGTGAAAAAGTACTATATTCAGACCAACCTCTTGTATTACAAAACAATGTAAATATAAATGTAGAACCTCCTCGCAGTGCTTATGCTATGAAAGATGATGTTATAACTTTAAGTGTTGAAGCTGTTGATGGCAGCAAATGGAACTTTTTTAAAGGTAACTCTGTAGTAAAAGATTATGAATTGAAAATCGATAAACGCAGACCGTCTGTAGTTACAATCGCACACTCATACAAGATTAACAAAGGTGGTTCGGCTGTAGTTATTTTTAAAGCTGAAGATGAAAACCTAAAAGACATGTATATTGAAACAAACTACGGTAAAAAATTTATAGCTCAACCATTTTATAAAGACGGTTATTTTATATCTCTTCTAGCTTGGCCTGTAACAGAGAGAAACTTTAAAGCAAATATCGTTGTTAAAGATTATGCTGGAAATATGGCAAAAAGTTATATTCCTCTATATCTGAAAAATAAAAACTATAGAATATCACGCATTAATATAAGTGATAGATTTTTAAGCGGTAAAATCGCTGAACTGGCAGAGGAATTTTTAGAAACTCAAGGTGTAGAAAATCCACTAGAGCAGTTTAAAATAATAAATGAAGATGTCCGTGCTAAGAATGAAAAATTAATTCATGAGATAACTTCAAAAGTTCCTCAGGAAAAAGTATCACAACTTAAAATCAATAAGATGTATCCGCTTAAAAATGCACAGGTTGTTGCAACGTTTGGTGATCATAGAAAATATCTTTATAAAGGTAGCTATTTAAGTGAATCATTTCACTTAGGTTTAGATTTGGCCTCAAATGCTATGGCTGAAATTAAGCCTCAAAATAGCGGAGATGTAGTATACTCAGACTTTAATGGACTATATGGTAATATGCCGATAATTCATCATGGTTTAGGACTATACACACTTTACGGGCATTGTTCAAGTGTAAGTGTTAATAGCGGTGAGTTTGTAAATGCTGAACATTCTATTGCAAGAAGTGGAAAAAGTGGGTATGCAATGGGTGATCACCTACACTTTGGAGTTCTTGTTCAAGGTATCGAAGTTCGCCCAGCTGAGTGGATGGATACTGCTTGGATCAAGCTAAATATTACAGATATAATCGATAATGCTAAAAATATTATCGATGGGAAATAA
- the lpxC gene encoding UDP-3-O-acyl-N-acetylglucosamine deacetylase → MYQSTIKKSVELVGIGLHKGSPVKLKLEPQEANGGIVFYRSDVDVAIPLIPENVVDTKMATVIGKDGNVISTIEHLLSAIYAYGIDNLKVTVDADEVPVMDGSSASFCMLLDEAGRQELDEPKKVMRIKKEVVVQEGEKYVKLSPSPDLNYDFTIKFPHPVIKQQDYSLKFTKQAYKDEISRARTFGFVQEVQYLRSKGLALGGSLENAVVLDDKKVLNPEGLRYSDEFVRHKILDAIGDMSLIGMNFIGNYEAMAGSHDLNHKLTLELLKSEENYEVIELVGEKTKELEKAYA, encoded by the coding sequence ATGTATCAGAGTACAATTAAAAAAAGTGTAGAATTAGTAGGTATAGGTCTTCACAAAGGATCTCCTGTAAAGCTTAAACTTGAACCTCAAGAAGCAAATGGAGGGATTGTTTTTTATAGAAGTGACGTTGATGTAGCTATACCTCTTATTCCTGAAAATGTTGTAGATACGAAAATGGCTACCGTGATTGGTAAAGATGGAAACGTTATATCTACAATAGAGCACCTTTTATCTGCAATATATGCATATGGAATAGATAATTTAAAAGTTACGGTTGATGCTGATGAAGTACCTGTAATGGATGGAAGCAGTGCAAGTTTTTGTATGCTTTTAGACGAGGCAGGAAGACAAGAGTTAGATGAGCCTAAAAAAGTTATGCGTATTAAAAAAGAGGTTGTAGTTCAAGAGGGTGAAAAGTATGTAAAATTATCACCTTCACCAGATCTAAACTATGACTTTACAATCAAGTTCCCACACCCAGTAATCAAACAACAAGACTACTCTTTAAAATTCACTAAACAAGCTTATAAAGATGAGATTTCACGTGCTAGAACTTTCGGTTTTGTTCAAGAAGTTCAGTATCTTCGTTCAAAAGGTTTAGCACTTGGCGGATCGTTAGAAAATGCAGTTGTATTAGACGATAAAAAAGTTCTAAATCCTGAGGGGTTAAGATATTCAGACGAGTTTGTAAGACATAAAATTCTAGATGCTATCGGTGATATGAGCCTTATCGGGATGAACTTCATAGGAAACTATGAAGCAATGGCGGGAAGTCATGATCTAAACCACAAACTGACTCTTGAGCTTTTAAAGTCTGAAGAAAACTACGAAGTTATAGAACTTGTAGGTGAAAAAACGAAAGAGTTAGAAAAAGCGTATGCTTAA
- the infB gene encoding translation initiation factor IF-2, producing MIDKVRVHEVATELGIASKDVINKATEMGLVVKSAQSTVSMEDAEQIMNYIMNGDSPAPKKEDKKPAKAKKAKAEEKTEDAEPKKEEKAAEVKETKKEEKKEPKAKEEEKKEPKAKEEEVSEQKEESSKKDEPKIKTVQVPKKKLGGLKIVKKKKPSAETSVETSSNDSYDVPKKQPKVSSYGKMSAEVLEELASKKKTKKEAPVSKKDAGTKMDIFGGSMAEVSMDMDDQVTLLDLNATERAPLEPEAPKKPKAPKPIGRNSNKGKNAGRGRKVSRDKRKKYVKEKPVDEVVTHVEIPEDIRVYEFAEKLNRPMGEIIKVLFDLGMMMTKNDFLGSDEIEILSEEFGVEVTVIDPKNEFNYEEDLSHDIEEDPNAVKRPPVITIMGHVDHGKTSLLDAIRSAKVTEGEAGGITQHIGAYTVEQHGEPITFIDTPGHAAFGAMRQRGTDVTDIIIIVVAADDGVKPQTEEVIKIAKDSGAPIIVALNKMDKETANPDLVKGQMAEHGITSIDWGGDVEFIPLSAKTGMGIDDLLENILITSEVLELKANPNVPAKSAVVEASLEKGRGPVATVIVQNGTLKVGDNIVCGSSYGRVKALIDENGKQIKSIGPSHTAQVAGLDTVPPSGEVLMAVSSDKEAKEYAHKRYEYDRHKELSKSTKSTLEDMTAMIAEGRLKTLKVVLKADVHGSLEALRTSLSELRNEEVKVEVISTGVGGITENDVELASASDNCVLLGFNIRPTGSVKALAKQRGIEIRNYSVIYQLLDDVTAMLTGMMDLKFTEENTGQADVQDTFKTPKGMIAGCTVVDGKLIRGGLVRVIREGVVIFEGELTSLKRFKDDVEEVGNGYECGVGIKGYDDVQVGDVIETFKKVEQKVSL from the coding sequence ATGATAGATAAAGTTAGAGTACACGAAGTTGCAACAGAGTTGGGTATAGCTTCAAAAGATGTTATAAATAAAGCAACCGAGATGGGACTAGTTGTAAAGTCAGCACAAAGTACAGTAAGTATGGAAGATGCTGAACAAATCATGAACTATATTATGAATGGTGATTCTCCTGCACCAAAGAAAGAAGATAAAAAACCTGCAAAAGCAAAAAAAGCTAAAGCAGAAGAAAAAACTGAAGATGCAGAACCTAAAAAAGAGGAAAAAGCAGCTGAAGTAAAAGAGACTAAAAAAGAAGAGAAAAAAGAGCCTAAAGCTAAAGAAGAAGAGAAAAAAGAGCCTAAAGCTAAAGAAGAGGAAGTTTCTGAACAAAAAGAAGAGTCTTCTAAAAAAGACGAGCCTAAAATAAAAACAGTTCAAGTTCCAAAGAAAAAGCTTGGCGGACTGAAAATTGTTAAAAAGAAAAAACCTTCTGCTGAGACTAGTGTAGAAACTAGTTCAAACGATAGCTACGATGTTCCTAAAAAACAGCCAAAAGTATCTTCATACGGTAAGATGAGTGCAGAGGTTTTAGAAGAACTTGCATCTAAGAAAAAAACTAAAAAAGAAGCACCTGTAAGTAAAAAAGATGCGGGAACTAAGATGGATATATTCGGCGGTTCTATGGCTGAAGTATCAATGGATATGGATGATCAGGTAACTCTACTTGACCTAAATGCGACTGAGCGTGCACCACTTGAGCCAGAAGCTCCTAAAAAACCTAAAGCTCCTAAGCCTATTGGTAGAAATTCTAACAAAGGTAAAAATGCAGGACGCGGTAGAAAAGTATCTCGTGATAAGCGTAAAAAATACGTAAAAGAAAAACCTGTTGATGAAGTTGTAACACACGTTGAAATCCCTGAAGATATTCGTGTTTATGAGTTTGCTGAAAAACTAAACCGTCCTATGGGTGAGATCATCAAAGTACTATTTGATCTTGGTATGATGATGACTAAAAATGACTTCTTAGGAAGTGATGAGATAGAGATTCTATCTGAAGAGTTTGGTGTTGAAGTTACTGTAATTGATCCTAAAAATGAGTTTAACTATGAAGAGGATTTATCTCACGATATTGAAGAAGATCCAAATGCAGTTAAACGTCCACCTGTTATTACAATTATGGGTCACGTTGATCACGGTAAGACTTCACTTCTTGATGCTATTAGAAGTGCTAAAGTTACTGAAGGTGAAGCTGGTGGTATCACACAACATATCGGTGCATATACGGTTGAGCAACACGGTGAGCCAATCACATTTATAGATACTCCGGGTCACGCGGCATTTGGTGCTATGCGTCAACGCGGTACTGATGTAACAGATATTATTATTATTGTTGTAGCTGCTGATGATGGTGTTAAACCTCAAACTGAAGAGGTTATAAAAATTGCTAAAGATTCAGGTGCACCTATAATTGTAGCACTTAATAAAATGGATAAAGAGACAGCTAATCCAGACTTAGTTAAAGGTCAGATGGCCGAGCATGGTATTACTAGTATTGACTGGGGTGGAGATGTTGAGTTTATTCCATTATCTGCTAAAACTGGTATGGGTATTGATGATCTGTTAGAGAACATCCTTATCACTTCAGAAGTACTAGAGCTTAAAGCTAACCCGAACGTACCTGCAAAATCTGCTGTTGTTGAGGCTTCACTTGAAAAAGGTCGTGGTCCTGTTGCTACGGTTATCGTTCAAAACGGTACCTTAAAAGTTGGTGACAATATTGTTTGTGGTAGCTCATATGGACGTGTTAAAGCGCTGATCGATGAAAATGGAAAACAGATTAAATCGATCGGACCATCACACACTGCACAAGTTGCAGGACTTGATACTGTTCCACCATCAGGTGAAGTTTTAATGGCAGTTTCAAGTGATAAAGAAGCTAAAGAATACGCTCATAAACGTTATGAATATGACAGACATAAAGAGCTTTCTAAATCAACTAAATCAACTCTAGAAGATATGACAGCTATGATTGCGGAAGGTCGTCTTAAAACTCTTAAAGTTGTACTTAAAGCAGACGTTCACGGTTCACTTGAAGCACTTAGAACTTCATTAAGTGAGTTAAGAAATGAAGAGGTAAAAGTTGAAGTTATCTCAACTGGTGTCGGTGGTATTACTGAAAACGATGTAGAGTTAGCGAGTGCGAGTGATAACTGTGTACTTCTAGGATTTAACATCCGTCCAACAGGTTCAGTTAAAGCACTAGCTAAACAGCGTGGAATTGAGATCAGAAACTACTCTGTAATTTATCAACTACTTGATGATGTAACAGCAATGTTAACTGGTATGATGGATCTTAAATTTACAGAAGAAAACACTGGTCAGGCTGATGTTCAAGATACATTCAAAACACCAAAAGGTATGATTGCTGGTTGTACGGTTGTTGATGGTAAACTTATCCGTGGTGGACTTGTACGTGTTATCCGTGAGGGTGTTGTTATATTTGAAGGCGAACTTACTTCTCTTAAACGTTTCAAAGATGATGTTGAAGAAGTTGGTAACGGATACGAATGTGGTGTTGGTATCAAAGGTTACGACGACGTTCAAGTTGGCGATGTAATCGAAACATTCAAAAAAGTTGAACAAAAAGTTTCACTGTAA
- the rbfA gene encoding 30S ribosome-binding factor RbfA: MTDAQIKLKRTDSILQELIPEALSQLNDNRLHELDVIEVRCSKGRDDAKVYIDPSYFSEQEKSVLLKQLKKARPIIEDYCMKDQGWFRSPKLKFEFDEHLKKAQTIDELFKKISKDKNNES, translated from the coding sequence GTGACTGACGCACAAATAAAACTAAAAAGAACTGACTCTATCTTACAAGAGCTTATCCCTGAAGCTCTTAGTCAGTTAAATGATAATCGTCTACATGAACTAGACGTTATAGAAGTTAGATGCTCTAAAGGGCGTGATGATGCTAAGGTATACATCGACCCAAGCTATTTTAGTGAACAAGAAAAATCTGTACTTCTTAAACAATTAAAAAAAGCCAGACCAATCATTGAAGATTATTGTATGAAAGATCAAGGCTGGTTTCGTTCACCAAAACTAAAATTTGAGTTTGATGAGCACCTAAAAAAAGCTCAAACTATTGATGAGCTATTTAAAAAAATATCTAAGGATAAAAACAATGAGTCTTGA
- the fumC gene encoding class II fumarate hydratase produces the protein MTAYRIESDSVGELKVPQDKYYGAQSARSLLNFPIGIETMPKPLIRAFGIVKKSAAIVNRSYGRLESTMADAIIDAASEVAEGKLDDHFPLSVWQTGSGTQTNMNANEVISNRAIELLGGEIGSKIPVHPNDHCNMGQSSNDTFPTAMHIAAVLEITNSLLPALKHMYKELEKKSNEFGHIIKIGRTHTQDATPLTLGQEFSGYVAQMKNSIRRVESTLPALSQLAQGGTAVGTGLNCVKGFDKEFAAQVSRETGLTFITAENKFEALAAHDAIVEASGALNTVAASVMKIANDIRFLASGPRCGIGEISLPENEPGSSIMPGKVNPTQSEALTMIAAQVMGNHTTITIAGSNGHFELNVFKPVMIYNLLQSIRLLTDGCNSFTDRCIVGIVANEDRINKLRDESLMLVTALNQHIGYDNATKIAKKAHKDNTTLLEAALELKLVTKDEFKEWVDPTKMV, from the coding sequence ATGACTGCTTATAGAATCGAGAGTGACTCTGTTGGAGAACTCAAAGTACCACAAGATAAATATTACGGAGCACAATCTGCACGCTCTTTATTAAATTTCCCAATAGGAATTGAAACAATGCCAAAGCCGCTTATTAGAGCTTTTGGTATAGTTAAAAAATCAGCTGCAATTGTAAATAGGTCATATGGAAGATTGGAGTCTACTATGGCTGATGCCATAATTGATGCAGCTTCTGAAGTAGCAGAGGGAAAACTAGATGATCATTTCCCGCTTTCAGTGTGGCAGACAGGCTCAGGAACTCAGACAAACATGAATGCAAACGAGGTTATATCTAACCGTGCAATAGAGCTTCTAGGTGGTGAGATTGGCTCAAAAATTCCTGTACATCCAAATGATCACTGTAATATGGGTCAGTCATCAAACGATACTTTCCCAACGGCTATGCATATAGCTGCGGTTTTAGAAATTACAAATAGTTTACTCCCAGCACTTAAACACATGTATAAAGAGTTAGAGAAAAAATCAAATGAATTTGGTCATATTATAAAAATTGGTCGCACACATACACAAGATGCTACACCTCTAACTCTTGGTCAGGAGTTCTCAGGTTATGTAGCGCAGATGAAAAATTCTATAAGACGAGTTGAGAGCACGCTTCCTGCATTATCTCAGTTAGCACAAGGTGGAACTGCTGTTGGTACAGGACTAAATTGTGTCAAAGGGTTTGATAAAGAGTTCGCTGCACAGGTTTCAAGAGAGACAGGACTTACTTTTATAACGGCTGAGAATAAGTTTGAAGCACTTGCTGCACACGATGCTATAGTAGAGGCTAGTGGTGCATTGAATACGGTTGCTGCATCTGTTATGAAAATAGCAAATGATATACGCTTTTTGGCATCTGGTCCAAGATGCGGTATAGGTGAGATTAGCTTGCCTGAGAATGAACCTGGATCATCTATAATGCCTGGAAAAGTAAATCCTACACAAAGTGAAGCTCTTACAATGATAGCTGCTCAGGTTATGGGAAACCATACGACAATAACTATAGCAGGATCAAACGGGCACTTTGAGTTAAACGTCTTTAAGCCTGTAATGATCTATAACCTCCTACAATCGATCAGACTTTTAACCGACGGATGTAATAGTTTTACGGATAGATGTATTGTAGGTATAGTTGCAAATGAAGATAGGATAAATAAGCTAAGAGATGAATCACTTATGCTGGTTACAGCATTAAATCAGCATATAGGTTATGATAATGCTACAAAAATAGCTAAAAAAGCACACAAGGACAATACTACACTTTTAGAAGCTGCGTTGGAGTTAAAGCTGGTAACTAAGGATGAGTTTAAAGAATGGGTAGATCCTACTAAAATGGTATAA
- a CDS encoding EscU/YscU/HrcU family type III secretion system export apparatus switch protein has translation MKKKAAALRYDRAKENAPRMVAKGEGKVADNIIKIAELNNLPIKKDEDLIELLSKVELDKEVPEALYKVVAELFSFVYKVTNKT, from the coding sequence ATGAAGAAAAAAGCTGCAGCACTAAGATATGACAGGGCAAAAGAGAATGCACCTAGAATGGTTGCAAAAGGCGAGGGTAAAGTAGCCGACAACATCATAAAAATAGCGGAGTTAAATAATCTGCCTATTAAAAAAGATGAAGATTTGATTGAACTGCTTTCAAAAGTTGAGCTAGATAAAGAGGTGCCTGAAGCTCTGTACAAAGTTGTAGCAGAGCTATTTAGTTTTGTTTATAAGGTTACGAATAAAACTTAA
- the thrB gene encoding homoserine kinase, producing the protein MEISVPATSANLGPGFDSLGLAVDLRNKVEFHPSKFFSVSIKGEGEGNPRLKGNNLFIGIFNEHYNRLTKKRQTFKFTFYNQIPMSRGLGSSSAVIVSAIASAHEAAGIRVSKRRILNHALVYENHPDNITPAVMGGFNAATVEKNKVFSQKKHLPDYIKAVVIIPNKQMNTSRSRTVLPKSYSKDNAVYNLSHTALSVASFFNEDWEMLRLASHDRFHQKARMKTLPELFAVQKVAYESGALMSTLSGSGSTFFNMVYDEDAAMIANKLKQKFPEFTVKTLNFDNNGLIIER; encoded by the coding sequence TTGGAAATTAGCGTACCAGCTACTAGTGCAAATTTAGGACCGGGTTTTGATTCACTTGGTCTTGCGGTTGATTTAAGAAATAAAGTTGAATTTCATCCATCGAAATTTTTTAGTGTATCTATAAAAGGTGAGGGTGAAGGTAACCCTAGACTTAAAGGAAATAACCTTTTTATAGGTATATTTAACGAACATTACAACCGTCTTACAAAAAAAAGACAAACATTTAAGTTTACTTTTTATAACCAAATACCTATGTCAAGAGGTCTTGGAAGCTCTTCTGCAGTAATTGTATCTGCTATTGCGTCTGCTCATGAGGCAGCAGGTATTAGAGTTAGCAAAAGAAGAATACTAAACCATGCACTTGTATATGAAAACCATCCAGATAATATTACGCCTGCAGTGATGGGTGGATTTAATGCTGCTACTGTTGAGAAGAACAAGGTTTTTTCACAAAAAAAGCATCTGCCTGATTATATAAAAGCTGTAGTTATTATCCCAAACAAGCAGATGAACACGTCACGTTCTCGTACGGTTCTGCCTAAGTCTTATTCAAAAGATAATGCAGTATATAATCTTTCACACACGGCACTTAGCGTAGCTTCGTTTTTTAATGAAGACTGGGAGATGTTGCGTTTGGCTTCTCATGACAGATTTCATCAAAAAGCAAGAATGAAAACTCTGCCTGAGCTTTTTGCAGTTCAAAAAGTTGCATATGAAAGTGGAGCACTTATGAGTACGTTAAGTGGAAGCGGTTCTACGTTTTTTAATATGGTTTATGATGAAGATGCAGCTATGATTGCAAACAAATTAAAGCAAAAATTTCCGGAATTTACAGTTAAAACATTAAATTTTGATAATAATGGTCTAATTATAGAGCGATAA
- the ribD gene encoding bifunctional diaminohydroxyphosphoribosylaminopyrimidine deaminase/5-amino-6-(5-phosphoribosylamino)uracil reductase RibD: MKLALKEGWKYQGLTYPNPAVGCCIVSQDGEILAVEAHKKAGLPHAEVEALKSAYTKLTHDTKIKDLTSSADIHEYLKENHNNIFKNCSVYTTLEPCSHVGKTPSCADLLCAMGVKKVYVGAQDNNPEAACGNKKLKDSNIEVESGILETESKELLYPFEAWHKKSFVFFKWAQRLNGTYDDGIITSKESRKNVHDVRDKCDLLVIGGETVRVDRPTLDARMVDGKAPNVLIYSREKEFDKTIPLFGVEGRKVIISDSLDEIKNYKNIMIEGGANMFEATRDIVDRYLCYVAPKLGGSKVFQTNKQEFEILNILQEDEDIIMWLKKRG; the protein is encoded by the coding sequence ATGAAATTAGCCCTTAAAGAGGGATGGAAATACCAAGGGTTGACATACCCAAATCCTGCAGTGGGCTGCTGTATAGTTTCACAAGATGGTGAAATTTTAGCAGTCGAAGCGCATAAAAAAGCAGGACTTCCACATGCAGAAGTTGAAGCACTAAAATCTGCATATACAAAACTAACTCATGACACAAAAATTAAAGACTTAACTTCCTCAGCAGATATACATGAGTATTTAAAAGAAAATCATAATAATATTTTTAAAAACTGCAGTGTATATACTACACTTGAACCTTGTTCGCATGTTGGTAAAACACCATCTTGTGCAGATCTTTTATGTGCTATGGGTGTTAAAAAAGTATATGTAGGTGCACAAGATAACAACCCCGAAGCTGCATGTGGAAATAAAAAACTGAAAGATTCAAATATAGAGGTTGAAAGTGGAATTTTAGAGACTGAATCGAAAGAGTTGCTTTACCCATTTGAGGCTTGGCATAAAAAAAGCTTTGTATTTTTTAAATGGGCTCAAAGACTTAACGGAACATACGATGATGGAATAATAACTTCTAAAGAGTCTCGTAAAAATGTTCACGATGTGAGGGACAAATGTGATCTTTTAGTGATCGGCGGTGAGACTGTAAGAGTTGACAGACCTACACTTGATGCAAGAATGGTTGATGGAAAAGCACCTAATGTGTTAATCTATTCAAGAGAAAAAGAGTTTGATAAAACAATACCGTTATTTGGAGTTGAGGGTAGAAAGGTTATAATATCCGACAGCTTAGATGAGATTAAAAACTACAAAAACATTATGATCGAGGGTGGAGCAAATATGTTTGAGGCTACTCGTGACATTGTTGATAGATATCTGTGTTATGTTGCTCCTAAGCTTGGTGGCAGTAAAGTATTTCAAACAAACAAGCAAGAATTTGAGATTTTAAATATACTCCAAGAAGACGAAGATATAATTATGTGGTTGAAAAAGAGAGGATAG
- the ubiE gene encoding bifunctional demethylmenaquinone methyltransferase/2-methoxy-6-polyprenyl-1,4-benzoquinol methylase UbiE has translation MEKQEKIVSMFDEIAPTYDTANRVMSMGVDKSWRRKACDLAYEFKGDDTLDKIVDVACGTGDMMEFWRSRAEVSGIAIGEIVGVDPSEGMVGVARKKFPKFNYHIAKATEIPLEDESADVLSITYGIRNVVERKEALDEFNRVLKKDGLVVILEFMKNENPSLLGKIRDFYMNKILPKVGGFISKNLEAYEYLPNSIEDFSTVSNMIKELEDAGFEMLYNKSFSMDISTLLIARKK, from the coding sequence ATGGAAAAACAGGAAAAAATAGTTTCAATGTTCGATGAGATAGCTCCGACATACGATACTGCAAACCGTGTTATGAGTATGGGTGTTGATAAAAGCTGGAGAAGAAAAGCATGTGATCTTGCATACGAATTCAAGGGTGATGACACACTTGATAAGATAGTAGATGTTGCATGTGGAACCGGTGATATGATGGAGTTCTGGAGAAGTCGAGCTGAAGTTAGTGGTATAGCTATCGGTGAAATCGTAGGTGTTGATCCATCAGAAGGTATGGTTGGTGTTGCACGTAAAAAATTTCCTAAATTCAACTATCATATAGCAAAAGCTACAGAGATCCCTCTTGAAGATGAATCTGCAGATGTTTTAAGTATTACATATGGAATCCGTAATGTTGTTGAGAGAAAAGAAGCTCTAGATGAGTTCAACCGCGTTCTTAAAAAAGACGGACTTGTTGTTATTTTAGAGTTTATGAAAAATGAAAATCCTTCACTTCTTGGTAAGATCAGAGACTTTTATATGAATAAAATACTTCCAAAAGTTGGAGGTTTTATATCTAAAAACCTCGAAGCATACGAGTACCTTCCTAACTCTATTGAAGACTTTTCAACTGTATCAAATATGATAAAAGAGCTTGAAGATGCAGGTTTTGAAATGCTTTATAACAAAAGTTTCTCTATGGATATATCTACACTTTTAATAGCTAGAAAAAAATAA